From Pseudomonadota bacterium, a single genomic window includes:
- a CDS encoding biopolymer transporter ExbD — translation MRREHAAAEEAEFEGGELNLVPYLDIITNTVIFLLATTASVIAMANINVNAPRYADPAVAAGSEQRDGDDTPKLNLTVTVSYTGFIIAGSGAVLTGDDGKLPTIKCLAPLQQRRCPIYLGSRTNADGQAEPVWIDKLNYVGLVAKVRQIKKTYPKERQVILMADRNIPYQAVVKAMDVLRGTPTNDCTGADGCLFDQVILSAGVE, via the coding sequence ATGCGTCGCGAGCACGCCGCGGCCGAGGAGGCCGAGTTCGAGGGCGGCGAGCTCAACCTCGTCCCCTACCTCGACATCATCACCAACACGGTCATCTTTCTGCTGGCGACCACGGCGAGCGTGATCGCGATGGCGAACATCAACGTCAACGCGCCACGCTACGCTGACCCCGCCGTCGCGGCCGGCAGCGAGCAGCGCGACGGCGACGACACGCCCAAGCTCAATCTGACCGTCACCGTCTCCTACACCGGCTTCATCATCGCCGGCTCTGGCGCGGTGCTGACCGGCGATGACGGGAAGCTGCCGACGATCAAGTGCCTCGCCCCGCTGCAGCAGCGGCGCTGTCCGATTTACCTGGGAAGCCGCACCAACGCCGACGGTCAGGCGGAGCCCGTGTGGATCGATAAGCTCAACTACGTCGGCCTGGTGGCCAAGGTTCGGCAGATCAAGAAGACCTATCCCAAGGAACGGCAGGTCATCTTGATGGCCGACCGCAACATCCCCTATCAGGCGGTGGTGAAGGCGATGGACGTGCTGCGGGGAACGCCGACCAACGACTGTACCGGCGCGGACGGCTGCCTCTTCGACCAGGTAATTCTGAGCGCGGGGGTCGAGTGA
- a CDS encoding MotA/TolQ/ExbB proton channel family protein yields the protein MQGLAHLFKEGDVLIYINVLIFIAVLAVVVERFIFLLFKGQINAKGLLDQLHKLIQANNVDRAIRLCGSTNAPLLRVAQAGLVQVHRGEEAIATSVEEALVETTPDVKKRIPALWSLANIATLVGLLGTVIGLIKAFAAVSAADPAKRQEFLAQGISQALHHTAMGLGIAVTAIIFHLVLSGMAKKVTGDLELFSMKLENLLVLQTRGGALSSGTGAKK from the coding sequence ATGCAAGGACTCGCGCACCTGTTCAAAGAGGGCGATGTACTGATCTACATCAACGTCCTGATCTTCATCGCCGTGCTGGCGGTCGTGGTCGAGCGCTTCATCTTTCTGCTCTTCAAGGGGCAGATCAACGCCAAGGGGCTGTTGGATCAGCTCCACAAGCTGATCCAGGCCAATAACGTCGACCGCGCGATCCGCCTCTGCGGGTCGACGAATGCGCCGCTGCTGCGGGTCGCCCAGGCCGGGCTGGTCCAGGTCCACCGCGGCGAGGAGGCGATCGCCACCTCAGTCGAGGAGGCCCTCGTCGAGACGACACCCGACGTCAAGAAGCGCATCCCGGCGCTCTGGTCGCTGGCCAACATCGCCACCCTCGTCGGGCTGCTCGGCACCGTTATCGGGCTGATCAAGGCCTTCGCCGCCGTCAGCGCGGCGGACCCCGCCAAGCGGCAGGAGTTCCTCGCCCAGGGCATCTCGCAGGCCCTGCACCACACCGCCATGGGGTTGGGTATCGCCGTAACGGCCATTATCTTCCACCTGGTGCTGAGCGGAATGGCGAAGAAGGTCACCGGGGATCTCGAGCTCTTCTCGATGAAGCTCGAGAATCTGCTGGTGCTTCAGACGCGTGGGGGCGCCCTGAGCTCGGGGACTGGGGCCAAGAAGTGA
- a CDS encoding MotA/TolQ/ExbB proton channel family protein, producing MELVAKPVGLGVKAAIAGAFFAVWLGLSFLLHSSTSFFREGGWGMWPILAAGMAFLLITVERVHFLFYRLRRDRRVFSAAVRRHLLAGDVSAAVEACRRSEAPLANIVKAGLSELHRSDRDVQEAVDEAALSELPRIETRTGYLAMIGNIATLLGLLGTIVGLITSFAGVSLENKDDPHDQQRARAYVHLVPSCQTLADGPLVECIKQNKASILARGISEAMHCTAFGLAVGIMALLAFSVLNGRTQHLLDDIADGTVRLVNLAVLHRSAMNTEGLAG from the coding sequence ATGGAGCTCGTAGCGAAGCCCGTGGGTCTCGGAGTAAAGGCTGCCATCGCAGGGGCGTTCTTCGCCGTCTGGCTCGGCCTTTCCTTCCTCTTACACAGCAGCACCAGCTTCTTCCGCGAGGGTGGATGGGGCATGTGGCCGATTCTGGCCGCGGGAATGGCGTTCCTGCTGATCACGGTCGAGCGCGTCCACTTCCTCTTCTACCGCTTGCGGCGCGACCGGCGCGTCTTTTCGGCAGCCGTACGCCGGCACCTGTTGGCCGGCGACGTCAGCGCCGCGGTCGAGGCCTGTCGCCGCAGCGAGGCGCCGCTGGCGAATATCGTCAAGGCGGGTCTGAGCGAGCTGCACCGCTCCGACCGTGACGTTCAGGAGGCGGTGGACGAGGCGGCGCTCTCTGAGCTGCCCCGCATCGAGACCCGGACCGGCTACCTGGCAATGATCGGCAACATCGCCACGCTGCTCGGCCTACTCGGAACGATTGTCGGGCTGATCACGTCCTTCGCCGGCGTTTCGCTCGAGAACAAGGACGATCCGCACGACCAGCAGCGCGCCCGCGCCTACGTCCACCTCGTGCCAAGCTGCCAGACCCTGGCGGACGGGCCGCTGGTCGAGTGCATCAAGCAGAACAAGGCCTCGATCCTGGCCCGGGGCATCAGCGAGGCGATGCACTGCACCGCCTTCGGCCTGGCGGTTGGTATCATGGCGCTGTTGGCCTTCTCCGTGCTCAATGGCCGCACCCAGCACCTGCTCGACGACATCGCCGACGGGACCGTGCGGCTCGTCAATCTCGCAGTTCTGCACCGCTCCGCCATGAACACTGAGGGTCTGGCGGGCTAG
- a CDS encoding MotA/TolQ/ExbB proton channel family protein, with the protein MGFIQTVNEAFKEGGWGMWPILLLSIAAVGVMVDRAVYLMRSAIDKREFLGLMQRLIAQGNVAQAIKVCSGTSRPLTRIVQAGLTRVNRSDAEVQAAMDEAALHEMPLLERRTGYLAMIGNVATLAGLLGTIVGLIHSFGAVGSVDPSQKASLLARGISEAMNCTAFGLLVGIVSLLAFSVLNGKTQAILDDVHEVTAQVMNLISGTRQAPPQS; encoded by the coding sequence ATGGGGTTCATTCAGACCGTGAACGAAGCCTTCAAGGAGGGCGGCTGGGGCATGTGGCCGATCCTGCTGCTCTCCATCGCCGCCGTCGGTGTGATGGTCGATCGCGCCGTCTACTTGATGCGCTCGGCGATCGACAAGCGCGAGTTCCTCGGCTTGATGCAGCGGCTGATCGCCCAGGGCAATGTCGCGCAGGCGATCAAGGTCTGCAGCGGCACCTCGCGCCCTTTGACGCGCATCGTGCAAGCGGGCCTGACGCGCGTCAACCGCTCCGACGCCGAGGTCCAAGCGGCGATGGACGAGGCCGCGCTGCACGAGATGCCGCTGCTCGAGCGGCGAACGGGCTACCTGGCGATGATCGGTAACGTCGCGACCCTCGCCGGTCTGCTCGGCACGATCGTCGGGCTGATCCACTCCTTCGGCGCGGTCGGCTCCGTCGACCCGTCGCAGAAGGCATCGCTGCTCGCGCGCGGTATCTCCGAGGCGATGAATTGCACGGCCTTCGGGCTGCTGGTCGGAATCGTCTCGCTGCTCGCGTTCTCGGTCCTGAACGGCAAGACCCAGGCGATCCTCGACGACGTCCATGAGGTGACCGCTCAGGTGATGAACCTGATCAGCGGCACTCGCCAGGCACCCCCGCAGAGCTGA
- a CDS encoding biopolymer transporter ExbD has translation MGVSIESAGGRGGKKSLDAELNLVPFIDLLVCCICFLLITAAWSAMSSIEVNQKGQGSAGKPPTEETKQLEVAVTVLVGQDGYVVSAGSVRDPIAKQAETVYDVEALGKRLRDLKGELQTRDELTIAVEDGVVYRYIVEAMDVALQQNFTSIRLTDAAAARM, from the coding sequence ATGGGCGTTTCAATCGAAAGCGCGGGCGGTCGCGGTGGGAAGAAGTCGCTCGATGCCGAGCTCAACCTCGTTCCCTTCATCGACCTGCTGGTTTGTTGTATCTGCTTCTTGCTGATCACCGCGGCCTGGAGCGCGATGTCGAGCATCGAGGTCAACCAGAAGGGCCAGGGCTCGGCTGGTAAGCCTCCCACGGAAGAGACGAAGCAGCTCGAGGTGGCGGTGACGGTGCTCGTCGGCCAGGACGGCTACGTCGTCAGCGCTGGCAGCGTGCGCGACCCGATCGCCAAGCAGGCTGAGACCGTCTACGACGTCGAAGCGCTGGGCAAGCGTCTGCGCGACCTCAAGGGCGAGCTGCAGACCCGCGACGAGCTGACGATCGCGGTCGAGGACGGTGTGGTCTATCGCTACATCGTCGAGGCGATGGATGTGGCACTGCAGCAGAACTTCACCAGCATCCGCCTGACCGACGCCGCCGCGGCGAGAATGTAG
- a CDS encoding MotA/TolQ/ExbB proton channel family protein: MTGIVNAVPVLLAVLIAALLPLGVLPPAVAAAFAEGGWGMRLILFALVVSLWLVADRVLMMLRSVSSGHRLLERLRPHLARGDAAAAGAVCAEVDRPLARIIGAGLAASAAGEHDVRVAMDAMAYRELPAIERRTGYLALMGNVATLMGLFGTIIGLIHSFGAVSMSSGAENATRLAAGISEAMNCTAFGLLTGILALVAYSALNGRTQALLDEINLCSLHAFRLWKRGWAASGGELATNADRGPIHAPAGKLMQSTGLLKGTRHGHGKKSTFASLQLTPLIDMFIVLVIFLLLSFSASGDIVAANKDIKPPFATNVQELERVPIVSISNMPDHPSKGLVTLEDREVALVGELTAPESGGDLRIARLSTQLERLRNAWNLRHADEPFDGKLIIQCDRDIDFRVIKRVMYSAGVAGYGNLMFAVRKKAEARAAP; encoded by the coding sequence ATGACCGGAATCGTCAACGCCGTGCCTGTGCTGCTCGCCGTCCTGATCGCGGCGCTCTTGCCGCTCGGGGTCCTACCCCCAGCGGTGGCTGCCGCCTTCGCTGAGGGCGGTTGGGGCATGCGCCTCATCCTCTTCGCCTTGGTCGTCAGCCTCTGGCTCGTCGCCGACCGTGTGCTGATGATGCTCCGATCGGTCTCCAGCGGGCATCGCTTGCTGGAGCGACTGCGCCCGCACCTCGCACGCGGCGATGCGGCGGCAGCCGGCGCGGTTTGCGCGGAGGTCGACCGCCCGCTGGCGCGGATTATCGGCGCTGGGCTCGCAGCGAGCGCAGCGGGCGAGCATGACGTCCGCGTCGCGATGGACGCGATGGCCTACCGCGAGCTGCCGGCGATCGAGCGCCGTACGGGCTACCTCGCTTTGATGGGCAACGTGGCCACGCTGATGGGGCTCTTCGGTACCATCATCGGGCTGATCCATTCCTTCGGCGCGGTCTCGATGAGCTCCGGCGCCGAGAACGCGACGCGCCTCGCCGCCGGCATCAGCGAGGCCATGAACTGCACAGCCTTTGGGCTGTTGACCGGCATCCTCGCGTTGGTCGCCTATTCGGCGCTCAACGGCCGGACTCAGGCCTTGCTCGACGAGATCAACCTCTGCTCCTTGCACGCATTCCGTCTCTGGAAGCGGGGCTGGGCGGCGAGCGGCGGCGAGCTGGCGACGAACGCGGATCGCGGACCGATCCACGCGCCAGCGGGGAAGCTGATGCAGAGCACGGGCCTGCTCAAGGGGACGCGCCACGGCCACGGGAAGAAGTCTACCTTCGCCAGCCTGCAGCTGACCCCGCTGATCGACATGTTCATCGTGCTCGTGATCTTCCTGCTCCTGAGCTTCTCGGCCTCGGGTGACATCGTCGCGGCGAACAAGGACATCAAGCCGCCCTTCGCGACGAACGTCCAGGAGCTGGAGCGCGTACCGATCGTCTCGATCTCCAACATGCCGGACCATCCGAGCAAGGGGCTCGTGACCCTCGAGGATCGCGAGGTAGCGCTGGTCGGGGAGCTGACGGCGCCCGAGTCCGGCGGTGACCTGCGCATCGCCCGCCTCAGCACCCAGCTCGAGCGGCTGCGCAACGCTTGGAATCTTCGTCACGCCGACGAGCCCTTCGATGGCAAGCTGATCATTCAGTGCGACCGAGACATCGACTTCCGCGTGATCAAGCGGGTGATGTATTCGGCGGGCGTCGCAGGCTACGGCAACCTGATGTTCGCGGTGCGCAAAAAGGCCGAGGCTCGCGCCGCGCCCTGA
- a CDS encoding diaminopimelate epimerase, protein MLAFTKLHGLGNDFILLDGREHPLPEWVGDPSYVKRLCDRRRGIGADGLLLVLPTILELADARMRVLNADGSEPQMCGNGLRCAAKYLHDHAPGPNAELLLRIETQAGIRPCQLQLAPNGLVAIVRADMGRPEFARETLPMRGSGPFVEEALDLEGLPLIGTALSLGNPHFVTFVEDQRDLRALAAGAGPRVEQHAAFPQRTNVEFVRVTPEGALEVSVWERGCGLTEACGTGACAAAAAAIATRRVPGDAAIEVRLPGGTLMIEAEAALARIWMAGPAEEVYSGELPAPDRLARSQRGA, encoded by the coding sequence ATGCTCGCCTTCACAAAGCTTCACGGTCTCGGCAACGACTTCATCCTGCTCGATGGGCGCGAGCATCCGCTGCCCGAGTGGGTCGGCGATCCCAGCTACGTCAAGCGCCTCTGCGATCGCCGGCGTGGAATTGGCGCAGACGGCCTGTTGCTCGTCCTGCCGACGATCCTCGAGCTCGCGGACGCGCGCATGCGCGTCCTCAATGCCGACGGCAGCGAACCCCAGATGTGCGGCAACGGCCTGCGCTGCGCAGCCAAGTACCTGCATGACCACGCGCCCGGGCCGAACGCCGAGCTCCTGCTGCGGATAGAGACTCAGGCCGGCATTCGGCCCTGCCAGCTTCAGCTCGCTCCGAACGGCCTCGTCGCCATCGTGCGGGCCGACATGGGTCGCCCCGAGTTTGCGCGGGAAACGCTGCCGATGCGCGGCAGTGGACCCTTCGTGGAGGAAGCCCTGGACCTTGAGGGCCTGCCCTTGATCGGCACCGCCCTCAGCCTCGGAAATCCGCACTTCGTCACCTTCGTCGAGGATCAGCGTGACCTCCGGGCCCTGGCCGCGGGCGCTGGACCGCGGGTCGAACAACACGCCGCCTTTCCACAGCGCACGAATGTCGAGTTCGTCCGCGTGACCCCGGAGGGCGCGCTCGAGGTCTCGGTTTGGGAACGCGGCTGTGGCTTGACGGAGGCCTGCGGCACTGGCGCCTGCGCGGCGGCCGCCGCCGCGATCGCCACGCGACGCGTGCCGGGCGATGCCGCGATCGAGGTGCGGCTACCGGGGGGCACGCTGATGATCGAGGCTGAGGCCGCTCTGGCCAGAATCTGGATGGCGGGCCCGGCCGAGGAGGTCTACAGCGGCGAGCTCCCCGCCCCCGACCGCCTTGCTCGAAGCCAGCGGGGCGCCTGA
- the secG gene encoding preprotein translocase subunit SecG, translating into METLVTVIYVLVCLFLILVVLLQAGRGAGMGIFGGAGQTVFGGRGATSFLGKLTALAAVLFVSGATYLAWASSQQEDRVLRARAAEIARQKQERQAAQLKKIATAKSKASPAPATLPVAPLQPDGGLSGSPEADAAAPAP; encoded by the coding sequence ATGGAAACTCTCGTCACCGTCATCTACGTCCTCGTCTGCCTCTTCCTGATTCTCGTCGTCCTACTCCAGGCCGGTCGCGGGGCCGGCATGGGTATCTTTGGCGGCGCCGGACAAACCGTCTTCGGCGGCCGCGGCGCGACGAGCTTTCTCGGCAAGCTAACCGCCCTCGCCGCCGTGCTCTTCGTCTCCGGGGCGACCTATCTCGCCTGGGCCTCGAGTCAGCAGGAGGACCGCGTCCTGCGGGCCCGCGCCGCCGAGATCGCCCGCCAGAAGCAAGAACGCCAGGCGGCCCAGCTCAAGAAGATCGCCACCGCCAAGAGCAAGGCGTCCCCGGCTCCCGCGACCCTCCCGGTCGCTCCCTTGCAGCCGGATGGCGGGCTCTCGGGCTCACCCGAGGCGGACGCGGCGGCACCGGCGCCCTAG
- a CDS encoding triose-phosphate isomerase — MAEAAKRKPIIIGNWKMYKTVGEALDLVGALLEALPRIADLEVGVAPPFTALAAVARKIEGSKSASGGSLLLAAQNCHFEAAGAFTGEVAPPMLKEVGCTHVIVGHSERRQFFGDTDELVNKKTRAAFAHGLTPVICVGELLAEREAGQTFEVVERQLRAAFAGVDSTAARRAVVAYEPVWAIGTGRTATDAQAQEVHAFLRRLVGELYDGATAGALRIQYGGSVKAENAAGLMAQPDVDGALVGGASLKPEAFLGILEYRRTS; from the coding sequence GTGGCCGAAGCAGCCAAGCGCAAGCCAATCATCATTGGCAATTGGAAGATGTACAAGACGGTCGGCGAGGCGCTCGACCTCGTAGGCGCGCTCTTGGAGGCGCTGCCACGCATCGCCGACCTCGAGGTCGGGGTGGCCCCTCCCTTCACCGCGCTGGCTGCCGTGGCGCGCAAGATCGAGGGCAGCAAGAGCGCGAGCGGCGGCAGTCTCCTGCTCGCGGCGCAGAATTGCCATTTCGAGGCCGCAGGCGCCTTCACCGGCGAGGTCGCGCCACCGATGCTCAAGGAGGTCGGCTGCACCCACGTCATCGTCGGCCACTCCGAGCGGCGGCAGTTCTTCGGCGATACCGACGAGCTGGTCAACAAGAAGACCCGGGCTGCGTTTGCGCACGGGCTGACGCCGGTGATCTGCGTCGGTGAGCTGCTCGCCGAGCGCGAGGCCGGCCAGACCTTCGAGGTCGTCGAGCGTCAGCTCCGCGCGGCCTTCGCTGGTGTCGACTCGACCGCGGCGCGACGCGCCGTCGTCGCCTACGAACCTGTCTGGGCGATCGGCACCGGTCGCACCGCCACCGACGCGCAAGCGCAGGAGGTTCACGCCTTCCTTCGTCGCCTGGTCGGGGAGCTCTACGACGGCGCCACCGCCGGCGCGCTCCGCATTCAGTACGGCGGCAGCGTCAAGGCCGAGAACGCCGCCGGCCTGATGGCTCAACCAGACGTCGACGGCGCCCTGGTCGGGGGCGCTAGCCTCAAGCCCGAGGCCTTCCTCGGCATCCTGGAATACCGCCGGACCAGCTAA
- a CDS encoding phosphoglycerate kinase: protein MTIRRVDQLELSGKRVFCRVDFNVPLNDQGQVTDSTRIRSALPTLLHVLRAGGKLVLGSHLGRPKGQVVPKLRMEPVGAELARLLDQAGHSGEVIAAEDIVGDGVRKLVSELRPGSVALLENLRFHPGETKNDEGLARELASLADVYLNDAFGTAHRAHASTVGMVGLVKERAAGFLMMKEIEMLGRLLGAVEQPFVALLGGAKVADKIAVIENLLKKVSALLVGGAMANTFLKAQGGDVGASLVENDHLDTARRILEQAAARGVELLLPIDVVVAPSLDAGAGQLASANAVPAGQMALDIGPQTRARFAQTIALAKTVFWNGPMGVFEKAPFAAGTLAAASAVAASGAFTVVGGGDSVAAINRSGVAEKISHISTGGGASLELIEGKTLPGISALES from the coding sequence ATGACGATTCGCCGCGTCGACCAGCTTGAGCTCAGCGGCAAGCGCGTGTTCTGCCGCGTGGACTTCAACGTGCCCCTGAATGATCAGGGGCAGGTGACCGACAGCACGCGCATCAGATCCGCGCTGCCGACGCTGCTGCACGTCCTCAGGGCGGGTGGCAAGCTCGTGCTCGGATCGCACCTTGGCCGCCCCAAGGGCCAGGTGGTGCCGAAGCTACGGATGGAACCGGTCGGCGCCGAGTTGGCCCGCCTGCTCGATCAGGCGGGCCACAGTGGCGAGGTCATCGCGGCCGAAGACATCGTCGGCGACGGCGTGCGCAAGCTGGTCAGTGAGCTGCGACCCGGCAGCGTGGCCTTGCTGGAAAACCTACGTTTTCATCCAGGCGAGACCAAGAACGACGAGGGTCTCGCGCGCGAGCTCGCCTCCCTCGCGGACGTCTATCTCAACGATGCCTTTGGCACGGCGCACCGAGCGCATGCCTCGACCGTAGGCATGGTCGGGCTGGTCAAGGAGCGCGCCGCAGGCTTCTTGATGATGAAAGAGATCGAGATGCTCGGCCGCCTCCTCGGCGCGGTCGAGCAGCCCTTCGTCGCGCTGCTGGGCGGCGCGAAGGTAGCGGACAAGATCGCCGTGATCGAGAACCTCCTCAAGAAGGTCAGCGCGCTGCTGGTTGGCGGCGCGATGGCGAACACCTTCCTCAAGGCCCAGGGCGGCGACGTGGGAGCATCCCTCGTCGAGAATGACCATCTCGACACTGCGCGCCGAATCCTCGAGCAGGCAGCCGCCCGCGGCGTCGAGCTGCTGCTGCCGATCGACGTGGTGGTGGCGCCCTCCCTGGACGCCGGCGCCGGTCAGCTCGCGTCCGCCAACGCGGTGCCCGCGGGACAGATGGCGCTCGATATCGGGCCGCAGACGCGCGCGCGCTTCGCCCAGACGATTGCCCTGGCGAAGACGGTGTTCTGGAACGGACCGATGGGGGTCTTCGAGAAGGCCCCCTTCGCCGCGGGCACCTTGGCCGCGGCCAGCGCGGTGGCGGCCTCGGGCGCCTTCACCGTGGTCGGTGGTGGCGATTCCGTGGCGGCTATCAATCGCAGTGGGGTCGCCGAGAAGATCAGTCACATCTCGACTGGCGGCGGCGCCTCGCTCGAGCTGATCGAGGGCAAGACCCTGCCTGGCATCAGCGCGCTCGAGAGCTGA